In Engraulis encrasicolus isolate BLACKSEA-1 chromosome 2, IST_EnEncr_1.0, whole genome shotgun sequence, the sequence GAAAATGTGAAACATTAATTTCAATATTTGGTAGTCATGCATTTTTAGACAGAAGGCAGTATTCCTTAGTGTATTGTATGCAAggcaagtgtgtatgtgcattcatCATGGGCACTTGTGTGAGGGTACTGTACTGCACCTCCATATGATGTAGCCCACAATGAAGAGGGAGCCGATGTAGGAGGGGAAGAAGAGCAGTGCGACAAAGGCCATCTTCATCTCAGCAGCCAGCCCAGGCCCAGTGGAGGGCCGGAGGATCAGACTTATGCTCAgctgacggaggagaggagaggagaggagaggagcggagcggagcggagaggaggtgaagagagaagagcagcCAGACAATCCCCCTCAGCATGTCAACATGCCCAAATGTCATGTTTAAATGGCTGGATGGCTTGCTGGCTAATACCAATGCATTCCTGGAAACAGTCTGCACAATTTTGTCCAAACGTAACAACAGCACATGGCTGCGTGTTACGATTGTACTTGGACTGTCAGTCTAGTGTGCACTGAGAGACGTGCCAAGTCAGCTGCAGACCATTATACAGGAGTGTTTGCAAAGCTACAGTTTGCTGACAACGACACATTGGGTGGTCCATTTTGTACGGGAGCTACCGGTATTTATTTCCTATCTAGGTCTCTATCTATGCCTTATTCTAGTGAAACACCTGGCTCATGATAAATTAAATCAAATTGCATAGGAACTAGCCATGAGGGTTTGAACTAAATAAATTGAACTAATAATTTAATCTAAATTCCAAATTCCAGCCCCCTAAATTCCAACTCACTAAACGTTATTCAGGgatcccacacctttttcataaACACATttaagcacttttcaagcactttcAATCACCAAATTCtctgttttccagcacctttaaataaGTCGCGAGAAAtgggtatgggggtcctcccccagaaaattatgtgttttaagatgcaatttcctgcattctaatcaactttagggtgtcgaatggcaaatccgaGCTgatatctcactccctcagatttttgatgtacctgaacaatttatttctgttatttggcttaccgagtttgacttgacacaaatttcaagcattctCAAGCACTTCatcaaaaattcaagcattttcacaacattGAAAaaacttaattgaaattcaagcattttcaaggaattcaagcaccagtgggaaccctgggtATTGTAACATCCTTGAAAGTGAGGTTTTACCTTCTTCATGTAAAATAAGATGAACAACTTGACGATCTGAATGatgggcagaagaggagagaaatacACCCCGATCCTGTCATCATGGGGGAGAAAAAGGTGACCGCCTGCATTAGCTTCAGAACTGAATTAAGGGAGTGAGTTTAATCCAATAAAACGGAGACAGCTTCTCCATAATCTGacaaattgaaagtcaaatgGGAGGAAACTGGCAGGCTACTTACCAAACTAGAGTCTGAGCGTAAATCAGATCCAGAACATTTCTGGTGATGTCAAACTCTGGAGGTTTCAGGTTTTTCAAACACTTGGTTCCAATCAAGctgggaataataataataataataataataataataataataataataataataataataacaataataataaatacaggcAATATTACAACTGTCATTCACTAAGTCTTTTAGTCACTTTCATGGTCCAGTTGTTTAAGAACAGCTTTCAGTGTgacatttgctgtttttttagtagcagacgtAAGGGTGGTACAGCAGCTAGTGGCACTTGTATATGAATCAAAAGTTCATACAATACAATGTTTTTGTTGGTTTTTACTGGGTAATCTAAACTGCATATTCATTGCttttacattaattaccaattgttTATTCACTTATAAAAGAGTGGCATTAGTTGTgtttgtaccacctgacgtctgacaCTAAAAAAACGTCGCTGAACGATGACTTCTGACGCTAAAAATGAGCCATTTCAATGACAATCAAGCATTTTTTAAACACAGTATACAGGGCCAAGAATAAAGTGTGCTGCTCCAGTATAGTATAAAGTGCATGTATACCTGCATAGGTACTCTCCAAAGACACATCCCAGCACACTGAAGAGGAAGTCAGTGATGACCATGCGGTATACATCCTGCCCTACGAATGACTCCCAGCACTACAGGAAGCGGACACCACcacagaggggagagaaaaaaaaacacatgaaagaATTAATCCCATAACGCATGTGAGAGACACGCTTTAATATAATCTGACAGGAATGATGCCAGCAGCCTGTCTAGAAGTGCACCTACGGGGATTTCGCTGGGAGCATCGGTCAACCAGTAGTAGCACAGAATGCCCAGAATAGACATCTTCAGGAGGACATCTCTGCAAGGAAAAGTGAAAAATGAAAGTCATTCCCACTAGTCTGCGCGATAAAAACAGACAGGAATAAAAGATGAGCGGCTTAACATTCTCTGCAGTACTGTATGCGTTTATCTCTTGCAgcggatatacagtatatattctcGGAGTTGTTATCCGCTGATGTGGTGTAtgatgtaccgtgtgtgtgtgtgtgtgtgtgtgtgtgtgtgtgtgtgtatgttgatggaGGGTTGCCCGGCCGGCGTCTCACCTGAGCAGGCCGGCGTACATCTTGATGCGCAGGTTTTCGTAGTGCTCTATGCGGGAGAGAAGGGCGTAGAGCAGGGGCACCACCAGGTTGATGAAGGAcaccagcagaggcagcagcaggaagAAGGCCTCCGACTTCAGGTCTCCGGAGTGCAGAGCCTCCTTCACCATCTGCCCATAGAAAACAGAGACCGCCGGTAAGCCCCAACCACatagggcttgcatgcccatggggacctagGTTTGAATCCGGTCTAGGTCATTGCCAATTTGAACCCTTGGGTACATTCCAatacccaggttcgaatccggcatgGCTCATTTCCCACTCGAACCACATATCTCTCTCCCATtggtttcctgtctccatcttcaactgtcctgtctaaaaatgcctccccccccaaaaaaaaagaaaaaataggaaagaaaaaggaaatagaGACCGGCTCACTGTAAAGGACTGTCAAGCGCAATTTACTGGGAATACATATGATGAAAGGGCAGCATAACTTAGATAGTCAAAAGGTGATCACAATAGCTTTGCTTTTTTTATTGGACCACTGCTAGCTAAGGAGAAGACAGTAGAGCCttttttaaaggggctccaggtaggattaaaagtttaattaatcacggttcCGAGTCAGCCTATGCTTAtacgagtcattagtaagtgaacgatggctctcgcgacAACCTCCACGCTCCGCTGTCAAAAAACCCctcatgcaacttttgacagcgcggtccaaacaagtgttgtgggaaacacttttcatttgaaaacatcgctttacatactgtattcagatttgttTCAActgcattccgtgatgaaaaacagtctcataGCGAGTTTATttcaacagcattttttcattacggtgtagattttgagacgggcatgccacgggcaccgcacaaacaacgccatcctaccttgtgcccctttaatactAATCTATATTCTGGTGCTTATTGATAGGACAATGAAGCGATGACggcaaaagagtgagagagagagttggggtagGTTTGGAAAAAGACCCAGGCTAAATTCAAACCTGGGTCCTCATGCACAATGCACAACACCCCTGCAATGCAAAAGTTCACAATCTGAAAATAAGATAAATTAAAGTACATGTCTGTGCCTTAAGTCAAAAAGACTGTTTAGCCTAGTGCATAAACCTCCAAATATAAAGGTAACAGAAAGGACAGAAAGAGGCTAAAGCATACTTGTACAATTTATAGACTGGAGACACTGAAAAAGGCCAAAGCCAAAGGTTTTTCATCAACCTGAGCTCCGAGGCTTCCTTTTTTTGTTAAGCTTTTAATAGCAATACAAACTGTCTACGTGTCAgcctgagtgtaagtgtgtgtcttttCTCATCAATCTGAAAACAACAAAGAGCCTCCCAGTGAAGGCTGTCAGGAGGTTGCCAGAACATGCTACCGCTGTGAAGTGCTGCATAATTGATGACAGACAAAATATGATCACAACAGTTTGATGTGTTTATCTGTAGAATCTGTAGACAAGGATAAAGAAATGTACTACTTTCTAATAGTAGTCAGTAGTTCCACCAGTCCCTGCATCCTTGGAATTGCATTCAATGTATGAGATATTttttaaggggggtgggggtttattgtgtgtgttaggCACACTACACCTAATCAGATAACCTCATCATGGACACTTGCAGGGctccaaattattattttttcatcactagcGAAAATGGCTAGTTTGGCTAGATTATCATGTTACAAGCCAAAtgcacactccctaatgggtcaaagtggctaggaagttgatcttttctaccagccaaacagaaattttaccagcattttgccGCTTGGCTGCTGTCAATTTATTTATGTGTTGTGActccatatacagtacaaataGTATCAGATCTGACCTCTAAGTTGTATGTGGCCAGGTAGTAGACAGAGGTGCAGGAGATGAGGGCGAGTGCTATGTAGAGGAACCAGGCGGTCGCATGGAGGCCCAGACTCTTCAGCCGGTCTGATGCAGTGGGCACAGGCTTCTCTGTTGAGTCTGCCAGGGACTCCTGGAGGACACAGTCACAGCAAACcccatacagtagagtacagaagagtagagtagagtggagtggagtaactttattgatccccagagggCAATTAAGGTGTCAACTAGCTTTCACATAATACACTATGCCTTTTCTGGTCCGATAGTTGGTTTGCTCAGACCAGAAAAGGTGAAATATGTCAGAAGCAAAAAATTCACAATAATTCACTAGTGTAAGGCACATGCCAGTCTGCTCATATGTCGGCAATGGCCTCTCAGTGCAATCTGCCAGGGACTCCTGGAGGACACATACATCAaatacagagacacaaacactgtCAGACCAAAAAAGTGAAActcaaaaaggtttttttttctgtgcctaGGCAAAAATATCACACAATAGTTCATAAGCCATTGTAAAGCACAcaccagtttttttttaatactttaagCCCACAGGCAAATGTTTATGCTGCTTTTTAAAGTTCTCAAGGTGCCTGCCAAGATACCTAACCGGCAATATCACAATATGAACACATTCCCCAAACAAACACGCTTTGAATGTTTTCCATCCTACCTTGATCTGGACAAAGATTTTCTTCTGGAAGCTGTGGATGGCCTTCTCATTGAGGATGCTGAAGTCCCAGCTGCAGAAGAATCGCCATGCTCCGTAGCCAATCTGACTGTTGGCAAACACGCTCCTCCACACGGACTTACCCAAGCTGCAGGAAACACAGGAGGTAAGAGTAAATCATGCACAAGAGTAAATCATGCTCTCTCTATACAGCTAGTATAGTTATATATACTTCTGGTAAACAACTAGTAGTTAACAATGATTTTGATATTTTGCGATTGTAGCTTTATGTTTAAATTTTGAAATCTCACCGGTAGACGATGGATATGCCACAGAGCATCATGTAAGTGAACATGGTGAAGAGATAGGCCAGCTGCATATCATAGGAGCCCACTTTGATCATCTCCCCATTGTAGCCCCCATAGAAGAAAATGGACTGGTCAAAGtaaccctgcagagagagagagagagagagagagagagagagagagagagagagagagagagaaagcgagagagcgagagagattacAAATCCTACATTCACACATCAAAACCCATGTGTGGTTGTCTCTCACTAAGTATCTTAGCAGGCAATCAAAGGGGGTGTtggtagtactgtgtgtgtgtgtgtgtgtgtgtgtgtgtgtgtgtgtgtgtgtgtgtgtgtgtgtgtgtgtgtgtgtgtgtgtgtgtgtgtgtgtgtgtgtgtgtgagagagagagagtttcttacAGTGTCAGGGTGTCAGTCAGTAGCTAGAGGCCCTTGAAGGTGGAATCGGCAGtgttgtttgtgtgcgcgtgcgtgcgtgcgtgtgtgtgcgtgcgtgcgtgcgtgcgtgcgtgcgtgcgtgcgtgcgtgcgcgtgcgcgctctCTCACAGTGCCGGTGAGCAGTTCCAGGCCTTTGAATGTGGAGTTGTCGGCGGTGGTGTTGTGTGCTTGTATGATCTCAGGCACGGTGATGAAGCTGAAGTTGAAGAGTAGAAGAGAGACGTTGAACATCAGCAGCCACTTCAGGAAGGCGAAGTAGGTGAGCACGGCCGTGCCGAAACGCCCGCCGATCTCTTTCAGGGCCCCGTTCCACAGCTGCATCCGGACACACCACGACAACAGGCTCGCCCAGAACCGCCGCAGAGCCTGGGGGAGGGAAGCAGGACATGGGGGATCTGTTGAGATGCGCTAACAAACAATCAACTTGTACAGGATGCTACTAGCTACGGTGGAGAGCCTGGGGAGGGAAGCAGGGCATGGGGATCTGTTGAGATGCGCTACCAGAGGGGTTAcaaaacttaaccatgacaaggcccctcatATACTGGTAGACTGTAGCCAAGGATCCCCTTACATGGGTTGTGCCATACTATGTTTTCCTGCGCACTCCCTATGACAACCATAGtaggtctgtgagtcagtgccctAATGAGATATACAATGCATATGATTATAATGCCGAATGGGAATATTTGGTTCTTAAATGTATTCaattattcattttgttttgttatacttttcctgccaacctgccgcggcccccgtAGCATGCCCTTGCGGCCCCCGgcccacactttgaaaaccactgcgctAATAAACAGTCAACTTGCACATAATGCTACAAGCTACGGGGAAGAGACTGGGGGGTAGCATGATTGCTGAACTGCTGCTTTGTCGAAAAAAGTGAAAACTTAATGCACTGAAGCACTCTGTTAGTTGACTGAATAAAGAGCCTACATGTATGAACAATAGACATCTTAGACATATTTTTTTAAGGGCTGTTTAGCCTTTATTTTTGactggacagtggaggagagacaggaaatgagtggggagagagagacagggagggaacggcaaatgacccgggccgcaaTCGAACCAGGGCCGCAaatgaacccgggtcgccggtgtaataACCCAGTGCgttaccgttaggccacgacagggccagcTTGACAGATTATTGGCACATActgtagttaataaaagtaagtCAGTAGTCCCACAGGCACTAGCAATATCTTCTGTTTGATGACAAGTTGGACTTCTAAAGCATAACTCAAGTCATGACTCCGGGCCTTTCATAGAAGCAGTCTTTGTgtgccttttccctctctctatttctctagaATGTGACTTGCTAGAACCCCTGCTGTTCGCCCTGAGTAGTCAACACCCTCTCTCATCTATTAGAATTTGGAATTTAGAAGTTTTGTGAACACTGATCTGAACAGAATCTTGCCTTGCTAAAAGGTGTTCACATCAGACATCGGAGGAGCTCTTTTCCCTGAACTAAGTGTGGAAAAAGGGTGGGAAGGAAAAATCCATTTGATCCTTTTACTCCCCCCCAAGTTATCCGAGCTTGTGTCTGAGCCCATGTGTCTATCAAGAGGTAGGGTAGGCTGTGTTGCTGTCAGAagaggccgctgacagctttgactgggcccagaacaaagtcatctgaaaggactcccccacccaatacatacaatgtaatgaggacctgattctgggcccccacACTGATCCTTTTGCCCCCCCACCCTGTCGGCTCTTTTGCCCCCCTCCCTGTTGTCAGACATCACCTGCCTCTCTCAGACACGTGCAGGAGGTCTGCAGAGAGCTACCTCTCAAACAAGACAAATCCTTTTAGAGCAGGGGCTCTAGTGCACTCTGACAAATGATGGAAATAGGCCCACATGCTCTCACCAAGGAGACCTGCTCCGAGCAGTCTGTGCAACATGTGCGCTTCACAGAGTCTTTGGATAGCTTGGCTTCCAGCACCCGATGCCTGTGACAGCAGGGAACACAGACAAACAACTCAACACAATGTGGCATTAGAGAAGAGAGCACAaactagggctgtcccgactattcgacgtaatcgattacgtcgattgcgcaaataagtcggcgtgttcaacataccgtcgattgcgtgatttgcgcaaaaaaaaaaaaaaaaaaaaaaaaattttttttttttttttttttttttctttttttttaaacgatgtccgtttttgttaaatttgaattacgatttccttagcattttcctcctggagtaaatacatcctatagagaaaaccacaagtgcttgaaagacagggatcagtCAAGTCTAGTCTAGGaagtctagtcaagttgttgtagttaacttgggtttgggagcaatatgtctatgcgttaacaatttcacagtgctcttaaattcttatctttgctcctattttgttttattatttttttcattacatagacccctgcatgagggacgaatgaaactgtgttgtaaacataaatgattcactgtaggcctactgtatttttataatttaaatgacaatgtactactattatatatacacatgtcatgggtaaaatcttatgtagccttgtttgtcaaaatataagtggctgaaatgtaggcctaggcctatagtttctccatgcgccaatgtcatactatactcattgttttgcatATACGCTAAGTGAATaagtgatttgaactgaaacaaatagatatattAGGACTGTATTTAttagtctgtgactaatttataaaatttccccttttttagaaatcattgtcctaataggccctaggtgcactctgctttatttgtctattatttttcaggtcaaaattaagtggcatatcacagtttttgccttccaaaaaaaataataataataatcgcgactattcgaaaaaaatagttgatagaataatcgggagaaaaataatcgttagggacagccctactatacacacacacacacacacacacacacacacacacacacacacacacacacacacacacacacacacacacacacacacacacacacacaagtcaacacAATATGGCATTAGAGAagagagcacacatacacacacgcgcacacacacac encodes:
- the tmc5 gene encoding transmembrane channel-like protein 5 isoform X3 is translated as MSKRFGLFPAPQKSSPRPSHRQGNLEDMASSSSGGQNDNTTVEEIYLPPPQPRTSTWQQNRTSIGSAATLDTTRRYTVDIPKTPRDQTLPENNKRRPKKSNLNLLARSSTVLCKLGLSEAEIKTQLENDRAELVRDLVRMPRRTRAQAIRSLAVSFEEKRGIRHRVLEAKLSKDSVKRTCCTDCSEQVSLALRRFWASLLSWCVRMQLWNGALKEIGGRFGTAVLTYFAFLKWLLMFNVSLLLFNFSFITVPEIIQAHNTTADNSTFKGLELLTGTGYFDQSIFFYGGYNGEMIKVGSYDMQLAYLFTMFTYMMLCGISIVYRLGKSVWRSVFANSQIGYGAWRFFCSWDFSILNEKAIHSFQKKIFVQIKESLADSTEKPVPTASDRLKSLGLHATAWFLYIALALISCTSVYYLATYNLEMVKEALHSGDLKSEAFFLLLPLLVSFINLVVPLLYALLSRIEHYENLRIKMYAGLLRDVLLKMSILGILCYYWLTDAPSEIPCWESFVGQDVYRMVITDFLFSVLGCVFGEYLCSLIGTKCLKNLKPPEFDITRNVLDLIYAQTLVWIGVYFSPLLPIIQIVKLFILFYMKKLSISLILRPSTGPGLAAEMKMAFVALLFFPSYIGSLFIVGYIIWRLKPSATCGPFQGFEVTMDAVSSWLESTDISAHRLVIQGQLLLLLVSSIMLIILCFLWQIVQDRKHLIIALREQIVNEGKDKAFLLEKLRTTQGLSPRPQDCFDVLTS
- the tmc5 gene encoding transmembrane channel-like protein 5 isoform X1 — protein: MSKRFGLFPAPQKSSPRPSHRQGNLEDMASSSSGGQNDNTTVEEIYLPPPQPRTSTWQQNRTSIGSAATLDTTRRYTVDIPKTPRDQTLPENNKRRPKKSNLNLLARSSTVLCKLGLSEAEIKTQLENDRAELVRDLVRMPRRTRAQAIRSLAVSFEEKRGIRHRVLEAKLSKDSVKRTCCTDCSEQVSLALRRFWASLLSWCVRMQLWNGALKEIGGRFGTAVLTYFAFLKWLLMFNVSLLLFNFSFITVPEIIQAHNTTADNSTFKGLELLTGTGYFDQSIFFYGGYNGEMIKVGSYDMQLAYLFTMFTYMMLCGISIVYRLGKSVWRSVFANSQIGYGAWRFFCSWDFSILNEKAIHSFQKKIFVQIKESLADSTEKPVPTASDRLKSLGLHATAWFLYIALALISCTSVYYLATYNLEMVKEALHSGDLKSEAFFLLLPLLVSFINLVVPLLYALLSRIEHYENLRIKMYAGLLRDVLLKMSILGILCYYWLTDAPSEIPCWESFVGQDVYRMVITDFLFSVLGCVFGEYLCSLIGTKCLKNLKPPEFDITRNVLDLIYAQTLVWIGVYFSPLLPIIQIVKLFILFYMKKLSISLILRPSTGPGLAAEMKMAFVALLFFPSYIGSLFIVGYIIWRLKPSATCGPFQGFEVTMDAVSSWLESTDISAHRLVIQGQLLLLLVSSIMLIILCFLWQIVQDRKHLIIALREQIVNEGKDKAFLLEKLRTTQGLSPRPQVRFLNEEARSGRRASYKPAQNTPGPRGLRKGRVGPGRPLLPPEMANQGSPASSPNAPGGPPSTGALVDSRHPQQQQQQAARAEQAARPDGRSSGAASSRGQSTHASSPAADTPRSPLADSPGAPRANRADCWVEDERPGPPPPVVPQIAWGNTPPRYPRRLEPLTPRGGAQAPMPGAAPNNRRHTDRTPRSNM
- the tmc5 gene encoding transmembrane channel-like protein 5 isoform X2; this translates as MSKRFGLFPAPQKSSPRPSHRQGNLEDMASSSSGGQNDNTTVEEIYLPPPQPRTSTWQQNRTSIGSAATLDTTRRYTVDIPKTPRDQTLPENNKRRPKKSNLNLLARSSTVLCKLGLSEAEIKTQLENDRAELVRDLVRMPRRTRAQAIRSLAVSFEEKRGIRHRVLEAKLSKDSVKRTCCTDCSEQVSLALRRFWASLLSWCVRMQLWNGALKEIGGRFGTAVLTYFAFLKWLLMFNVSLLLFNFSFITVPEIIQAHNTTADNSTFKGLELLTGTGYFDQSIFFYGGYNGEMIKVGSYDMQLAYLFTMFTYMMLCGISIVYRLGKSVWRSVFANSQIGYGAWRFFCSWDFSILNEKAIHSFQKKIFVQIKESLADSTEKPVPTASDRLKSLGLHATAWFLYIALALISCTSVYYLATYNLEMVKEALHSGDLKSEAFFLLLPLLVSFINLVVPLLYALLSRIEHYENLRIKMYAGLLRDVLLKMSILGILCYYWLTDAPSEIPCWESFVGQDVYRMVITDFLFSVLGCVFGEYLCSLIGTKCLKNLKPPEFDITRNVLDLIYAQTLVWIGVYFSPLLPIIQIVKLFILFYMKKLSISLILRPSTGPGLAAEMKMAFVALLFFPSYIGSLFIVGYIIWRLKPSATCGPFQGFEVTMDAVSSWLESTDISAHRLVIQGQLLLLLVSSIMLIILCFLWQIVQDRKHLIIALREQIVNEGKDKAFLLEKLRTTQGLSPRPQCHHLHQSLGEEE